The Polaribacter sp. MED152 region TCATAATATTTATGGCCATGATTGGGCTAAATTGATTTTTGAGAACTATCAGAAAGATTATCCAAATGAAAGACCATTTATTTTAATGAGAGCAGGTTTTTCTGGCTCACAACGTTTTGGAATGATTCCTTGGTCTGGAGATGTCAGCAGAAGTTGGGGAGGTTTACAATCTCAGCCAGAAATTGCGCTGCAAATGGGTATGCAAGGTTTAGGTTACATGCATTCAGATTTAGGAGGTTTTGCAGGCGCTAATTTAGATGATAATTTATATGTAAGGTGGTTGCAATATGGAGTTTTTCAGCCAATTTACAGACCTCATGCACAAGAAGATGTGCCAAGTGAACCTGTTTTTAGGAGTGATTATGCTAAGAAATATGCTAAAAAAGCGATAGAATTACGTTATAAAATGTTGCCTTACAATTACAATTTAGCATTTGAAAATAATCAAAAAGGAACCCCTTTAATGCGACCTATATTTTTTGAAGAGGATAAAAAGGAGTTAATGGCTAATTCAGAAACTTATTTATGGGGAAAAGATTTTTTAATATCACCTATTTTAAAAGACTCTGTAAAATCTATAGAAATTTATTTTCCAAAAACAGCAAATTGGTTTAATTTTTATTTTGATAAAGATAAAGTGGTTGGTGGCCAAACAAAATCTGTAAAAGTCAAGAATAAAGCCATTCCAACCTATGTTAGAGGTGGAGTAATTATACCAATGACGAAGGTAGTACAAACTACAGATGTTTATAAAGGTGATGTTCTAGAGCTGCATTATTGGTTTGATGCAACTGTGAAAAAATCTACAAGATCAATGTACAATGACGATGGCTTAACTGCAAACGCATTCGAGAAAGGGCAATATGAATTGTTAGATTTTGAAGTTGAAATAGATAATAGATTTATTGAAATAGACTTAGAAGCATCTTTTGGAGAAAATTGGAATCCCACAGAAAAAGAAATTGAATTAGTAGTTCATAATATCGATTGGAATCCAAAGAAAATAAAAGTTGATGGTAAAAGAGTAAAAATCTCATCAGAAGAGAATCAACTTAGAATTCCAGTTCAATGGAATCCAAAAAAGGAAAAAGAAATAAAAATAACACTAAAATAAAAATCAACCATGAATAAAATACATAGCATTTTAGTGGTTTGTATCATATCATTAATTGTGGGCTGTACCACTAATAAAAAGGAGGGTAAAAAAGTAATGCAAGTAACTTCTAATAGAAAAACAGTTGTTTATCAGGTATTTACAAGGTTATTTGGTAATACAAATACCAATAACAAACCTTGGGGTACAATTGAAGAAAATGGAGTAGGTAAATTCAATGATTTTACAGACAAAGCACTTCAAGAAATAAAAGATTTAGGTGTAACTCATATTTGGTATACAGGGGTTCCTCATCATGGGGTTATAACAGATTATACTAAATATGGCATTTCAAATGATGACCCTGATGTGGTTAAAGGTAGAGCTGGTTCACCTTATGCAGTAAAAGATTATTACAATGTAAATCCAGATTTGGCTGAAAATGTAGAAAACAGATTAGAAGAGTTTGAAGCTTTAATAGAAAGATCTCATAAAGCAAATTTAAAAGTAATTATAGATATTGTACCTAATCATGTTGCACGTAATTACCAAAGTTTAAGTAACCCTGAAGGTATAAAAGACTTTGGTGCAGATGATGACACTTCTGTGGAATATGCATTGAATAACAATTTTTATTACGTGCCAAACAAACCTTTTGAAGTGCCAGATTTTATAAACGATTACAAACCTTTAGGAGGTGATACCAATGCTTTAAGTGATGGTAAATTTGAAGAAAATCCTGCAAAATGGACAGGAAATGGGGCTAGAACGCCTAAACCAGGTTTTTACGATTGGTATGAAACTGTTAAAGTAAATTATGGTGTTACTCCTGCAGGAGAAAAGCAATTTGATGAATTACCTACTGGTTTTGAAAATGAAAATTATGAATCACACTATAATTTTTGGAAAGATAAAAATGTACCAGATTCATGGGTGAAATTTAGAGATATTGCTTTGTATTGGACAGATAAAGGAGTTGATGGTTTTCGTTTTGATATGGCAGAAATGGTTCCTGTAGAATTTTGGAGTTATATGAATTCAGCTATAAAAACTAAAAATCCTGAGGCTTACTTATTAGCAGAAGTTTATCAACCGCATTTGTATAGAGATTATATTAAGAAAGGTAAAATGGATTATTTGTACGATAAAGTTCAGTTATATGATACCATTAAACACATTATGCAAGGTCATGGATTAACAGATAATATTCCACAAATTCAAGAAGATCTTAAAGATATAGAACATCATATGTTGCATTTTTTAGAAAATCATGATGAACAAAGAATTGCAAGTCCTGAGTTTGCAGGTAATGCTTTAAAAGCAAAACCAGCAATGGTAGTTTCTGCAACAATTTCTACCTCTCCAACTATGATTTACTTTGGTCAAGAATTTGGTGAAGATGGTTCTGAAAACGCAGGTTTTGGAGCACCATCTAGAACATCAATTTTTGATTATATAGGTGTGCCTAGTGTACAAAGATGGGTAAATAATAAAAAATTCGATGGTGGTCAATCTACAGAAGAAGAATTGGCTTTAAGAGATTTTTATAAACGCTTATTAAATTTTACAATCAATAGTGATGCACTTATGGGTGAGTATCAAGATATTCATCAATTTAATAGAGAAAATACAGAGTGGTATAATGATAAAGTGCTGTCTTATGTGCGTTATAAAGGCGATGAAAAACTTATTGTTGTATCCAATTTTAATGCAGATAATACTTATGGTTTTGAGTTGGCTGTTCCTAAAAACATTATAGAAAAATGGAATTTAACTGAAGGTGAATATCATTTAGAAGATCAGCTTTATAAAACGTACACAACTACCCTTAAAGTTACTGAAAATGAAGCTAGAGTAAGGGTTGACGTAAAACCATTAGAATCATTTATACTTAGAGTAAATACTAAAAAATAATTCCATTTTATGAAAAATTTATTAATCATTCTTTCGCTTTTCTTCATTTTTAGTTGTCAAGAAAAATCAGAATCAAAAAAGATTGCAAAATCAGATACTCAAGAGTTTGTTTGGGAAGGAGCAAACGTTTATTTCTTGCTAACAGATCGCTTTAATAATGGGGATGTTTCAAATGATTTAAATTTTGGCAGAACCCAAGAAACAGGTAAACTTCGTGGTTTTGAAGGTGGAGATATTAAAGGTATTACCCAAAAAATCAAAGAGGGTTATTTTACAGATTTAGGTATCAATGCTATTTGGATGACACCAGTTGTAGAGCAAATTCATGGAGGTACAGATGAAGGTACAGGTATGTCTTATGGCTATCATGGTTATTGGGCTAAAGATTGGACAAATATTGATCCTAATTATGGTACTAAAGAAGATTTGAAAGAGCTAGTAGATTTAGCGCATAAAAACGGAATTAGAATTTTATTAGATGCAGTTATTAATCATACAGGTCCTGTAACAGAAAAAGATCCTGTTTGGCCTTCTAATTGGGTTAGAACAGAGCCTCAATGTGAGTATAGTAATTACGAAAATACAATAACTTGTACTTTAGTTAAGAATTTACCAGATATTAGAACAGAGAGTAATGAAAATGTAGAATTACCTCCTCAGCTAGTTGCAAAATGGAAAGCTGAAGGACGCTATGAGCAAGAAGCGAAAGAGTTGGATGCCTTTTTTGAGAGAACAGGTCATCCAAAAGCACCACGATTTTATATAATGAAATGGCTTACAGATTATATTATTGAGTTTGGTATAGATGGTTATAGAGTAGACACTGTAAAACATACAGAAGAATTTGTGTGGCAAGAATTTAAGCAAGAATGCGATTTTGCCTTTGAAGAATTTAAAAGGAACAATCCAGATAAGGTTTTAGATGATACTAACTTTTATTTAGTAGGAGAGGTTTATAATTATGCCATTTCACATGGTAAAGCTTTTGATTTTGGCGATAAAAAGGTGAATTATTTTGATAATGCGTTTAATAGCTTAATCAATTTTGAGATTAAATGGAATGCAAAACAAATGGAAGCGAATAAAGTATTTAAAAAATACGATTCGTTACTAAATACAAGTTTAAAAGGCTATGGTGTTTTAAATTATATGACATCTCACGATGATGGTCAGCCTTTTGATAAAGACCGTTCACAACCTTATAAAACTGCAAATATGCTGCTGTTAACACCAGGAACTTCTCAGGTGTATTATGGAGATGAATCTGCAAGAGATTTAACTATAGAAGGTACAGTTGGTGATGCTACCTTACGTTCTTTTATGAATTGGAATGATATCCATAAAAATGAGGACACCAATAAGGTTTTACATCATTGGCAGAAGTTAGGACAATTTAGAGCAAATCATATGGCTGTTGGTGCAGGTAGGCATCAATTAATCTCTAACGATAATGGTTTGGTATTTTCAAGAGTAAGAAATGGAGATAAGGTTGTTATAGGTTTACATTTAACAAATCAGAATGTTACTATTGATGTTTCAAACTTATATGAAGATGGAGATCAGATTAGCGATTTTTATTCAAATAAAGTTTTTGAAGTAAATAACGGAATGTTAGAAATTACAACAGACAACGATATTTTTCTGCTAGAAAAGAAATAATAGAAATACTAGAAAACAAAAAAGCGACTATCTAATTTTAGATAGTCGCTTTTTTAGTATATAAAAAGTAATTAGTTTTTTCTTACTCTATCAAATTCTCTTATCATAAAAAAGGCCCACAGAATAACGCAAACCCCTACAAAAAGAGAAAAGTATAACACTATATCATCTGCGCTCATTCTTAATAAGTTTAAGGTAAATTAAAACACCTAATAATGTTGGAGCCCAAAGGCCCAAAAAGATTCCATGTAATTTATCACCAGTTAAAAAAAGATACTCTGCAACTATAATTATTAGTAAGCATAACAACAGCATCAATAAGTTTGCTCTACCTATATTTTTAATAAAATTCATTCAATATATTAATCTGCTATAAAATTAAGTAATTAAATGAGATGACATAATAAATTAGAGATTAATAATATTGATACTTACATTATCAATAATTATTCTTTGCAATTCTATTCCTATACATTTTTAATGATGAACTATACATTATAATAAATTCACTAAATTCGTAACCAAACAAAACTATTATGTCAAAAATTTTAAGAATTTTTATTATTTCTATATTTTTTGCTTCTTTTAATAGTTATGCTCAAGAAATTCCGCCTATAAATATTTTTACACCAGAAAATTATGGAGCAGAAAATCAGAATTGGGCAATTTCTCAAAGTGCCAATAAATATATTTATGTAGCTAACAATAAAGGTTTATTAGAGTTTAATGGAGCTTCTTGGCAGTTGTATGCTTCTCCAAATGAAACCATTATGCGTTCTGTAAAATGTCATGATAATTTGATTTATACAGGTTTGTATATGGATTTTGGTTTTTGGCAGAAAGATGAATTTGGGCAATTACAATATTCTTCTATTGTAGAAGACAACAAAATCACCATGTTAGAAGATGAGCAAATTTGGGAAATTTGTGAGTTAGATGGTTGGATGATTTTTAAATCGCTCGAAAGAATTTACCTATACAACATTGAAACTGGAGAATATAAAATAATAAATGCAACTGATAGTATTTTAAAAATTTCAAGGGTAGAAAACAGAATTTATTTTCAAGAATTAGGTAAAGGTATTTTTGTAATTGAAAATGGTCAGCCAAAATTAATTGCAGATAACACCATTCTAAAAGAAAGTAGGGTAGTAGAAATTTTAAAGAAAGAAGATGGTTTATTTTTTGTGACTCAAAAAGATGGCTTTTATTATTTAGAGAAAGATGTGCTTAAAAAATGGTCTACAAGTTCAGATGCACTGTTAACCTCTAAAACAATTTATAGTGCAAAACAATTAGAAAATGGTAATTTAATTCTAGGTACAATTTCTAGCGGAATTATTAAAATTGATAAAGCTGGTAATCTGTTGTATCATATTACTCAAGATGTTGGCTTAAGTAACAATACAGTACTATCTACTTTTGAAGATGTAGATAATAATATCTGGCTTGGTTTAGATAATGGTATAAACTCGATCAACTTAAAATCTCCTTTCAAACAGTACTTAAAAAACGAAAACTTTTGGGGTACAATTTATGCTTCCATCATTCATAAAGATTACCTGTATATTGGCACAAATCAAGGTTTGTATTCGAAA contains the following coding sequences:
- a CDS encoding alpha-amylase family glycosyl hydrolase, translated to MNKIHSILVVCIISLIVGCTTNKKEGKKVMQVTSNRKTVVYQVFTRLFGNTNTNNKPWGTIEENGVGKFNDFTDKALQEIKDLGVTHIWYTGVPHHGVITDYTKYGISNDDPDVVKGRAGSPYAVKDYYNVNPDLAENVENRLEEFEALIERSHKANLKVIIDIVPNHVARNYQSLSNPEGIKDFGADDDTSVEYALNNNFYYVPNKPFEVPDFINDYKPLGGDTNALSDGKFEENPAKWTGNGARTPKPGFYDWYETVKVNYGVTPAGEKQFDELPTGFENENYESHYNFWKDKNVPDSWVKFRDIALYWTDKGVDGFRFDMAEMVPVEFWSYMNSAIKTKNPEAYLLAEVYQPHLYRDYIKKGKMDYLYDKVQLYDTIKHIMQGHGLTDNIPQIQEDLKDIEHHMLHFLENHDEQRIASPEFAGNALKAKPAMVVSATISTSPTMIYFGQEFGEDGSENAGFGAPSRTSIFDYIGVPSVQRWVNNKKFDGGQSTEEELALRDFYKRLLNFTINSDALMGEYQDIHQFNRENTEWYNDKVLSYVRYKGDEKLIVVSNFNADNTYGFELAVPKNIIEKWNLTEGEYHLEDQLYKTYTTTLKVTENEARVRVDVKPLESFILRVNTKK
- a CDS encoding alpha-amylase family glycosyl hydrolase, translating into MKNLLIILSLFFIFSCQEKSESKKIAKSDTQEFVWEGANVYFLLTDRFNNGDVSNDLNFGRTQETGKLRGFEGGDIKGITQKIKEGYFTDLGINAIWMTPVVEQIHGGTDEGTGMSYGYHGYWAKDWTNIDPNYGTKEDLKELVDLAHKNGIRILLDAVINHTGPVTEKDPVWPSNWVRTEPQCEYSNYENTITCTLVKNLPDIRTESNENVELPPQLVAKWKAEGRYEQEAKELDAFFERTGHPKAPRFYIMKWLTDYIIEFGIDGYRVDTVKHTEEFVWQEFKQECDFAFEEFKRNNPDKVLDDTNFYLVGEVYNYAISHGKAFDFGDKKVNYFDNAFNSLINFEIKWNAKQMEANKVFKKYDSLLNTSLKGYGVLNYMTSHDDGQPFDKDRSQPYKTANMLLLTPGTSQVYYGDESARDLTIEGTVGDATLRSFMNWNDIHKNEDTNKVLHHWQKLGQFRANHMAVGAGRHQLISNDNGLVFSRVRNGDKVVIGLHLTNQNVTIDVSNLYEDGDQISDFYSNKVFEVNNGMLEITTDNDIFLLEKK